tataatttccCTTTTTGGGTTATTTTGTAAGTTGATAAAACACATTATACTGTAATAAATGTGTTTTCTGAATTTATATGTTCTCTTAATTTTACCTGCACAATTAATGTATGATAGTTTTTTAATGtgtcattttattttatgtacaatAGTTAAACAATAAACCTTAGTAGAACCACACATTAGAGTTTGGTTTTCCATAGTTTTAATTTCTCATTCGTAGTGTTCACTTTTTTGCGTGCATGTTTACAAatttacatatgtgcatgcgcgcatatatatgtatattatttttattcttattttttttttcgacaAAAGGGCTACTATCTCATACAATGAaacatttttgtattttataggGTGTCTTacacaaatttatttttgtagaATATATTGTCAACCCAAATGCgctaatttaaaaaaaaaaaaaatgttggtatgaaaaatttcctattttttatttattttttttttttctcattatatatttttccttaaatATTCAACACAGATTAATGCTCAAATTAAAATTTCccttctttattttactatgtGTTATCCTTATTCTTATGTACACTGTAATAGCGACATAATTGCCCAGACGTTAATAAAAGGtgcatttttccttttacttattatgtacactatgaacatataagtatacaaatgtatatatacatatatatgtacttatatgcTAATAATGCACATTTCATGTGAAGACACATCTAAATCAAAACGGTGTTATTAAAAGCCTTGATATTACAATTATGCAAAAACAAACTGATtgatttataatttatattacgtaaaagaattaaatcaggtatatataaattaaaaaaaaaaaaaaaaaaaaaattggcgATATATATATCAGCGGATACGAAGCCGTTAAATATGTTCAGAGTAAACAAATCATTTTGTGAATTTACATTACATCATATACATTCTTacacaaaattatatatgtataaaagtatatattccTAAATGGCATTCTTATAATATGCAAAAAGAGAATAGGTGATAAGATGtccacattttttttaaataaatttatatttcacaTTTTGCTGAAATAACAAACCACATGAACAAGTCAGAATTCTAAGTAAAAAAAGCTGTATTTTGAATTATGAAAtgactaataaaaaaaaaaaaagaaattaaacaattaaaCAATTAAACAATTAAACAATTAAACAATTAAACAATTGAACAATTAATCAAGTAAACAATTAATCAAGTAAACAGTTAATCAAGTAAACAGTTAATCAAgtaaacaataataaaacagtAATCTTAAAAACGAGTTAcattcatttaataaaaatgtctATTATTAAACTTATGTACGAACATATATGCAACTACTtactattgttatatttttattaattacactacatttttttttctttttttcttatgtatattaataattgaTAATTTTCAGAAGCGATATAAATAACCGAGAAGAAAACGAATATGTTCATactatattatcatttaaataatacattcatTTGAATGCTTAAAGTTTCTTGTAACAgttcaatttattttgtcaCTTTCCCTTATTCTTTgcatatctattttttttaattctcaAATTCTATGGAATATTATTCAAACTTATCTATTTGAACTATTTAAGGAGGagaacataaataaaaatataaacgaaTGATAGGAagcaaaagaaaattttattgtattctAGTTATTTTATAATGCTGCAACAGTCTatcattcaaaaaaaatattttaacttaataaataaataaattcataaaaaaaaaaagcagaaacgaaaatgtaaataaataaaaagccTCAAAAAGTAGACGTTAAATTACAGTgtttatttgtgtatatatatatatatatgaatgtattatggactattaaaaataaaacattaaaatagaAAGCAGTACCCAATTTACTGCTTTCGCTTTTATTAAGTGATTACTAttgtattcattttattgACAACTGCTTTATGCGCATAAAACTTTCATTCCGCTCATTCAGTGCAAAAATAACATGCCTTCTTCTACCATTTCcccttatcttttttttttttttttttttgttattgttGTTTACAATTAGCATTAATACTATCGTATTTGCTTGAATTGCTGCATGTGTATAGTACAAATTTCCTAATTATTTCACACCTATgtgttttcttttattttttatttccagtACAGTAGTGTTTATTTATCGAGACAATATCCTTTAACCTATCGATTTGTCCcgtcaaatatatattcagtTGCTCACACGTTGCTATACATACTTCTAATTTTCTGAATAAATgcacaaattttttatgttcaaaaagataataataatgcgGTACTGTACTGTTATTGGACATAACAAATGTTCTTCTGATAATATGTTTAAGATTCTTTAATGCTTTACAATCAATTATgaatgtaataattatatgtaaaaggTCATATTGAATAATGTCCAATGTATCAGCATGACTTATAGACTCATTCATATTGTTtagtttattatttacaaaaaaaaacttatacTGAAGATCATAAAGAGATATaactaaattattaattacatTACGAAAGAGTTTATTCCTATTAGAAATCCTTTCATCATTCAAAGTATAAtccatttcttcttttataaCTATATGACAAAAGCAAATTATTGCTTTATTAATGctttgtaaaaaatacatataatatacatatatatatatatatatgcatatattttagtaCAATATATTAGAAGTAGGTTTATACACAAAATATGTGAAAATGCATCTACCAAACTGtaaggaaaattttttttttaaaataataattaatgtaGTGTTGCTCTTCTTTTACGGTTCAAGTATATTgtgtaatgtatatttttatacattttttgagtaaataaaaaaattgtatataaattgtaTACGAATTGTATACGAATTGTATATGAAttgtgtaaatataatactaaAAAGAGATGTAGATTCAAAATTAtgcaattttaatatataagtacatgtGTTCCGTTTTAATACAAATACCATATATTACATCGTTTAATTACATAATGcacaaatttattaatatttttgtagaTAGTATTTTACATCTTTAAAAGAtaaagtgtatatatagtagaataacaaaatttaaaGTAATGTTAAGATAGGCTGAATGATGAATTACACATACTGTGTAAAGGGTATGGATTGTATCTAAATTGAccctaaaataaaaaatgcttacacaaaaagaataaacaCATTTAAGTGTATAAACATAAGCACTACAAGtaaccaatttttttttttttttttttaaggtgATCCTATTTTCTTAACTTTTGTTAATCTTTAAACAAACgccaaatttaaaaataatataaaattttaaaggaaaCAGGTtacttcaaaaaaattttccacgcaaaaaaatgaagcttaaaaaatttacatactCTACACATCCTTATCATGTTgtatgataaatataatgtatactTTTTCTTAAAAGTGTTTTGTGGAAATACTATTTTTCGCTTAAAAAtaagagaagaaaaaggcaaaaatgagaaaaaaagagaacaaATGGGAAAGAAACGTGTAGAAACGAGAAGAAATGAGAAGAAATGAGAAGGAAAGAGAAGGAAagagaagagaaaaaaataaagaaaaaaaaataaagaaaaaaaaataaagaaaaaaaaataaagaaaaaaaaataaggagaaaaaaataaagaaaaagaaattccaTTACAAATATTTGTTCATGATCTtaatacttaataaaaaaaaaagttcaaaaaaaaaaaaaaaaaaaagctgcTACCTCTAGTTGAGATTATTCAAACATGAAcaggaaaaaacaaattggTTGATGATAGTTCGTTttcttttatacatatatatatatgagtacATTTGTAAAGACATAATTtccttaaaataatataaaaaaagcgAATTTATTGGATAATTATCATTAGTTCAGTGTGCTTTGTGTTCCAACTACttcagaaataaaaaaatacatgagCAAGCCGTAACACAGCGTACAAAATCTATCTCTTTAGGCTATGAATAATAGAggattatgaaaaaaaaaaaaacatatggCTAGTATTAGCAGTTGTGCAAGTACCAAAAATGCacagataaaaataaaaatttggtGCTTTTAAGTTCGTCTTCCcacatttttacttaaaataaaatatgcatataatgtCTTCCTacgtatatgtttatataaaatggcTAATAAGTCCAAAGTTTATTGACCTAAAGAAATATTCGCACATACATAATTTACTtgtatagaaaaaattattttgcaCATATagctatataaaaaaaaaattctgaacAAGTCATAAGTTTTCACAAAATATTTCGTTCTCGATTAATACAACTCTTATAtaagagagaaaaaaaa
The window above is part of the Plasmodium malariae genome assembly, chromosome: 10 genome. Proteins encoded here:
- the PmUG01_10017900 gene encoding conserved Plasmodium protein, unknown function, giving the protein MDYTLNDERISNRNKLFRNVINNLVISLYDLQYKFFFVNNKLNNMNESISHADTLDIIQYDLLHIIITFIIDCKALKNLKHIIRRTFVMSNNSTVPHYYYLFEHKKFVHLFRKLEVCIATCEQLNIYLTGQIDRLKDIVSINKHYCTGNKK